The genomic stretch ccttcgtAATGTTCTTATAATGTAagagatggaggacaaaatccacactcctctctctgtgcaaatataatgtatttaaaagtcgatctgaagctaatatgaagcttcagccgtctaAATGAGTCACATCAagtcttttatgttttaacattacagtgtttttagtgccaaagtccctctatGTGTTACTatatttccaccacagctcaacagggaaacattaagagggaatttgatgctaaaaatactgtaaatgtgtcagatatcacttgatatgactaactcagactgctgaagcttttaaatgacttatCCACTTGATAAGAATTAGCTATAAAGTTTTTCATATGATTTGATGTTGCAGGTGTGAGAGTGACTCTAAATAAGGCCGTGATTGCAGATGATTTGACAGAGACTGAGAGAATATGTGAAATTGTAGTGAATATTTTaaggttattttatttttatacgtATTTCCAACAAATGCAAAGAGGGTTATGTGTGGGGGGGACAGCTGAGACAGGATCAACATCCTCCACAGTCTAACCTTAGTTAAGTAATAAGATTGAAgattgactgttgttttatgacACATAAATAATTGTGAACCTCTCCTTTAATTAAGGTCATTTCTACTGTCTAGGTTTGTATTTTGACGTTTCCGTCCTCTTTCTGCTGCAGGACTGGAGGCATCATCCCCATGGTGGCTCAGCAGCTCCACAGGGAACACATAGAGCGCGTCGTCCAGGAGGCTTTGGACCGGAGCGGCGTTCTCCCGAGCCAGCTGTCGGCCGTGGCAACCACAGTGAAGCCGGGCTTGGGCCTCAGCTTGGGCATCGGCCTCGAGTTCAGTCAGAAGTTTGTGAGGACGCACAACAAGCCCTTCATCCCCATCCACCACATGGAGGCCCACGCCCTCACCGTCAGGATGCTGCAGCCCGTCGCCTTCCCCTTCCTCGTCCTGCTCATTTCTGGAGGTCACTCGCTTCTCGCCGTGGCTCGAGGGGTCGACGACTTTCTGCTTCTGGGTCACAGCCTGGATGAAGCTCCGGGGGACTCGCTGGATAAAGTAAATTCAGCTATTTGTTGCTGTTCATGATGCTCAGTTTGTGAGTATAAACTAAacacatgttgttgtttttgttatttatatgtgtgtgtgtggatttgcaGGTGGCGAGACGTTTGTCCCTCGTCAAACACCCGCTGTGCTCCACGCTGAGCGGAGGACGAGCGATAGAGCTTCTGGCAAAGGACGGGGACAGAGCGAGGTTTCCTTTTAGGACTCCTATGGGACAAATGTATGATTGCTGCTTCTCTTTCGCTGGACTACGGAACAACATCACAATGACGATAAAGAAACAAGAGGCAGAGGAAGGTACGAGGACAACACAACAAGCAGCTTAACCCTTTCATTTGTGAATCCAGTGTGATGAACATTTACTCAATTCAAGTCATGGTTCACCCCACTGCCTTCACCTTTATTTAGATTAATAGTTAGATGCATGACCATGGAAGAGAAACTCACGTTGAATAgagctttttttcccacaataGACATTTGTCACACACTAGACATATTTaaagacatataaaaatatcCTGCTTCCACTaataatgtgagtgtgtgacatgtttttccacacaaaacGTTCAATGACTTCCttaaaaatccttcaaatgaaaTCTACTCCTTCTCACTCATTGAAAAAGTCAAGAATAggtgtaaaaacaataaatagaacAAATCAGACATTTCCAAAAGCTTTCATAAGGAAAAAATTAGGAACAAGCAGAAAATTAAACACTCACAAACTGAGTGAAGATGGACTTTAACTGCTTCTCCCCAATGTAGTTACCAGTTTGTGAACCAGTGGTTTATATAAATGAGataatatgtataaaaacttgtaacatttcttccttccctctgcaGGTATAGAGCAGGGAACGCTGTTGTCTTGTGTGAACGACATCGCAGCCGCCACGCAGCACAGTGTCGCTGCTCATCTCGCAAAGCGAACACATCGTGCCATCTTGTTCTGTAAGGAGAACGGCCTGCTGCCTTCACACAGTCCCACCCTGGTGAGATACAGTagcttctctttttatttttcacacacacacacacacaaacacatacacacacacacacacacacacacacacacactttgcttgctgctgccagaaatactcacgaaagcaccaaatgtggattcatccgctactgaaaatagtccctaaaGATGCAGCATTTCCAACTGTTTAATCAATCacaatcagt from Scomber scombrus chromosome 13, fScoSco1.1, whole genome shotgun sequence encodes the following:
- the osgepl1 gene encoding tRNA N6-adenosine threonylcarbamoyltransferase, mitochondrial, giving the protein MFPARVRNLHRLLQFRHTRWCSASCGKASSSSRLVLGIETSCDDTGAAVLDETGAILGESLHCQTLVHLRTGGIIPMVAQQLHREHIERVVQEALDRSGVLPSQLSAVATTVKPGLGLSLGIGLEFSQKFVRTHNKPFIPIHHMEAHALTVRMLQPVAFPFLVLLISGGHSLLAVARGVDDFLLLGHSLDEAPGDSLDKVARRLSLVKHPLCSTLSGGRAIELLAKDGDRARFPFRTPMGQMYDCCFSFAGLRNNITMTIKKQEAEEGIEQGTLLSCVNDIAAATQHSVAAHLAKRTHRAILFCKENGLLPSHSPTLVLSGGVASNQYIRKAISIITETTGLQLLCPPAKFCTDNGVMIAWNGVERLREGKGILPPDVDVSYEPKAPLGVNMMEEVKAAAIRLPSIRMKIPN